In a genomic window of Occallatibacter riparius:
- a CDS encoding winged helix-turn-helix domain-containing protein, whose protein sequence is MSQSVFVLEDDADISRLVQHHLEAAGFSVKPYLTPTNLIPDAERQPPALFLLDIMVPGGDGLDVCRRLRSNSSLSTIPIIFLTARAGENDRVLGLELGADDYITKPFAPRELIARVKAVLRRFERPTSPSVIRFEEVVIDQGAMQLSVRGELTTTTATEFRLLDYLARHPGRVYSRDHLLDAVWGDARFVTPRSVDVYVRRIREKIEIDPENPRYLKTVRGAGYRFEMPKGE, encoded by the coding sequence TTGAGCCAATCCGTATTTGTGCTGGAAGACGACGCCGATATCTCGCGGCTTGTGCAGCATCACCTTGAAGCGGCAGGATTTTCCGTCAAGCCGTACCTCACCCCCACCAATCTCATTCCCGACGCCGAACGGCAGCCGCCTGCGCTGTTCCTACTCGACATCATGGTTCCTGGAGGCGACGGCCTCGATGTCTGCCGCCGTCTGCGTTCCAATTCTTCGCTCTCCACCATTCCGATCATCTTTCTCACCGCCCGCGCCGGCGAAAACGACCGCGTGCTTGGCCTTGAGCTTGGCGCAGACGACTACATCACCAAGCCCTTTGCTCCGCGCGAGCTCATCGCCCGCGTCAAGGCTGTGCTCCGCCGTTTTGAGCGGCCCACGTCGCCTTCCGTCATCCGTTTCGAAGAGGTCGTCATCGACCAGGGGGCCATGCAGCTCAGCGTGCGCGGCGAGCTCACCACTACCACCGCAACCGAGTTCCGGCTGCTCGACTATCTCGCGCGCCATCCCGGCCGCGTCTACAGCCGCGATCACCTCCTCGACGCCGTGTGGGGCGATGCACGCTTCGTCACCCCTCGTTCCGTCGATGTCTACGTGCGCCGTATTCGCGAGAAGATCGAAATAGATCCCGAGAACCCGAGGTACTTGAAGACCGTGCGCGGGGCCGGTTACCGTTTCGAAATGCCAAAAGGCGAGTAG
- a CDS encoding ATP-binding protein: MTRKVFVKLLGLFVLLLAFHAVVMELVFRALMERRVGEVLTRLGWEALWSGLIALVVALPLAAWVAGRIMDRLQRVVDFARRIASGDLAARLPASGGDELSEMEAALNQTAERLGQTLSESESRRQELAVMLDSMQEAVVAITPEGQVRWSNSVMQHMAGTQIRVGRPLAHSVRDPDLLACVKSALEHKDVCTGRASSLSPGRVFEISAVPLPSGGALAVLHDVTRIEAAERTRRDFIANVSHELRTPLTSIQGYVETLMDDPMPDPETTREFLHIIQRSARRMNRLTEDLLTLAGVESPDYKLFRQSIPASALVDDAVASMGGLVSDAGLRLDLDGAPDDKVMADPDAMNQVFGNLIENAMKYGGSGGRLSIGARLLENAVEFWVRDYGPGIASEHLNRIFERFYRVDKARSRESGGTGLGLAIVRHIVQAHGGDARAESELGSGAAFYFTLPLAEPPTAL, from the coding sequence TTGACACGCAAAGTATTTGTCAAACTGCTGGGCCTCTTCGTGCTGCTGCTCGCGTTTCACGCGGTCGTCATGGAGCTCGTGTTCCGTGCGCTGATGGAACGCCGCGTCGGAGAGGTCCTGACTCGTCTCGGTTGGGAAGCGCTCTGGTCGGGCCTCATCGCCCTTGTCGTCGCACTCCCGCTCGCGGCGTGGGTCGCAGGCCGCATCATGGACCGCCTGCAGCGCGTCGTCGATTTCGCACGTCGCATCGCCTCCGGGGATCTCGCCGCTCGCCTGCCTGCATCCGGCGGCGACGAGCTCTCCGAGATGGAAGCTGCGCTCAACCAGACCGCCGAGCGCCTCGGCCAGACCCTCAGCGAATCCGAGAGCCGCCGCCAGGAGCTCGCGGTCATGCTCGATTCCATGCAGGAAGCCGTGGTCGCCATCACCCCCGAAGGCCAGGTGCGCTGGTCCAACTCCGTCATGCAGCACATGGCCGGCACGCAGATCCGTGTCGGCCGCCCTCTCGCTCACTCCGTCCGCGATCCCGACCTGCTCGCCTGCGTCAAAAGCGCGCTCGAGCACAAGGATGTCTGCACCGGGCGCGCCAGCTCCCTCTCGCCCGGCCGCGTCTTTGAAATCAGCGCCGTCCCTCTTCCCTCGGGCGGAGCCCTCGCCGTGCTCCACGACGTCACCCGGATCGAAGCGGCCGAGCGCACCCGCCGCGACTTCATCGCCAACGTCAGCCACGAGCTCCGCACTCCCCTCACGTCCATTCAGGGCTACGTCGAAACCCTCATGGACGACCCCATGCCCGACCCCGAAACCACCCGCGAATTCCTGCACATCATCCAGCGCAGCGCCCGCCGCATGAACCGTCTCACCGAAGATCTGCTTACGCTCGCCGGAGTCGAGAGCCCCGACTACAAGCTCTTCCGCCAGTCCATCCCCGCCAGCGCCCTGGTCGATGACGCCGTGGCCTCCATGGGCGGCCTCGTCTCCGACGCCGGCCTCCGCCTCGACCTCGACGGCGCGCCCGACGACAAGGTCATGGCCGACCCGGACGCCATGAACCAGGTCTTCGGCAACCTGATCGAGAACGCGATGAAGTACGGCGGCTCCGGCGGCCGTCTCAGCATCGGCGCGCGCCTGCTCGAAAACGCCGTCGAATTCTGGGTGCGCGACTACGGCCCCGGAATCGCCTCCGAGCACCTCAACCGCATCTTCGAGCGCTTCTATCGCGTCGACAAAGCCCGCTCCCGCGAGTCCGGCGGAACCGGCCTCGGCCTCGCCATCGTGCGCCACATCGTCCAGGCCCACGGGGGGGACGCCCGCGCCGAAAGCGAACTAGGCTCCGGCGCCGCCTTCTATTTCACGCTGCCGCTGGCCGAACCTCCCACCGCGCTCTAG
- a CDS encoding alpha/beta hydrolase — MPARYWKMGIWFPAALLVSAAIAAAQGTPATPAAAQPQAGNRPAFTFPPPANTALGQKAALMGSLKWDKVPDLEGSGPFPASYAAAPNGAEYVIYQPKDLAGAEAKGKLGVYVWGSGACSPDAAGSRFHLTEIASHGYVVIVPGKILSGPKAPPRSEGADGGPSQQDPAARSTAEKMVAGIDWILAENQRQGSPYFGAIDPARIAVAGFSCGGILALKAGFDPRVSAVLIESSGILKNPPPGGFAGLPQMTSLKKEDLDKLHTPVLYLLGGPEDIAESNGLDDFEHVHKVPIFLGDQPGAGHGGLMSVPNAEGTKIELDWLSWQLNHDEIAAQTFTGAHCELCRDFRWQVHRKGIQ, encoded by the coding sequence ATGCCAGCACGATATTGGAAGATGGGAATTTGGTTTCCGGCAGCCCTCCTGGTTTCAGCCGCGATTGCCGCTGCGCAGGGGACACCGGCAACGCCTGCCGCTGCTCAGCCGCAGGCGGGCAATCGCCCTGCCTTTACTTTTCCTCCGCCGGCCAACACTGCCCTGGGCCAGAAGGCGGCCTTAATGGGTTCCCTTAAGTGGGATAAGGTTCCCGATCTCGAAGGCTCAGGCCCATTTCCTGCCAGCTATGCGGCTGCTCCGAACGGCGCGGAGTACGTGATCTATCAGCCTAAAGATCTTGCTGGAGCGGAGGCCAAGGGCAAGCTGGGCGTCTACGTCTGGGGCAGCGGTGCTTGTTCTCCCGATGCGGCAGGCTCGCGGTTCCACCTTACGGAGATTGCGAGCCATGGCTACGTCGTCATCGTTCCCGGCAAGATTCTGAGCGGTCCGAAGGCACCGCCGCGCTCCGAAGGGGCCGACGGAGGCCCGAGCCAGCAAGATCCTGCTGCCCGCTCCACCGCGGAGAAGATGGTAGCCGGCATTGACTGGATACTCGCCGAAAATCAGCGGCAGGGCAGCCCGTATTTCGGCGCCATCGACCCGGCACGCATTGCTGTGGCTGGATTCAGTTGCGGCGGAATCCTTGCCCTGAAGGCCGGCTTCGATCCGCGGGTGTCCGCGGTCCTCATCGAAAGCAGCGGGATCCTTAAAAATCCTCCTCCTGGCGGTTTCGCTGGCCTGCCGCAGATGACCTCGCTGAAGAAAGAAGATCTGGACAAGCTGCACACGCCCGTCCTTTACCTGCTCGGCGGTCCTGAAGACATTGCCGAATCGAATGGCCTTGATGATTTCGAGCATGTCCACAAAGTGCCGATCTTCCTTGGCGATCAGCCCGGCGCGGGCCACGGGGGTCTGATGTCTGTTCCGAACGCTGAAGGGACCAAGATCGAACTCGACTGGCTGAGCTGGCAGTTGAATCATGACGAGATCGCCGCGCAAACCTTCACCGGTGCTCACTGCGAACTTTGCCGCGACTTCCGGTGGCAGGTCCATCGCAAAGGGATCCAGTAG
- a CDS encoding glutaminase family protein, which produces MLCILAVSSLAAHAQTQRPPAVPLIAYDPYFSVWSAADHLTDRNTTHWTGKRQPLYGLVRIDGKPYRFMGADPREVPAMQQTALRVTPLHTIYEFTAAGVKLTAEFFTPSLPHDLDILSRPVTYLTLTVTGGTGHEVSLLVDVDPVIAVNTDDQEVTWGRSQAAGAMNVLSVGSRDQRVLNRAGDDLRIDWGYFHLAVPDSAHAQLVTSHDAMQSFVESGTIPTADQMDMPRSPRNDAAHLAVALPLGQVTAPVSRHLLLAYTEDFAIEYLNRRLRPYWQRNGQTVEDMLAAAERDYQSLEERGNRFDQELTADLEKAGGPVYAQLGALAYRQTLAAHGLAADFDGTPMLFPKENFSNGCISTVDVLYPSGPFFLFFNPRLLEAQLKPVMEYAALPRWKWPFAPHDLGTYPLANGQVYGGGERTEEDQMPVEESGNMLILVAAMETELGNWDFARQYWPQFQKWADYLGEKGLDPPNQLSTDDFAGHLAHNANLSIKAIEGLAAFAQMAKGLGKSDVAGKYDKMAHEMAAKWQTMAIDGDHYKLAFDKPGTWSQKYNLAWDQILGFNLFPAKVRQTEIAFYLKDLNRFGLPLDSRKTYTKLDWEIWTAALADNQADWNAFLDPIGHWINEGPTRVPLTDWYDTKSGAQEAFQARSVVGGVYIKALSNKSLAEKWRESEKSK; this is translated from the coding sequence ATGCTCTGCATCCTTGCCGTCTCATCTTTAGCCGCCCATGCTCAGACCCAGCGTCCCCCCGCCGTCCCCCTCATCGCCTACGACCCGTACTTCAGCGTCTGGTCGGCGGCCGATCACCTGACGGACCGCAACACCACGCACTGGACCGGCAAACGCCAGCCCCTCTACGGACTCGTCCGCATTGACGGCAAGCCTTACCGCTTCATGGGTGCAGACCCCCGCGAAGTCCCCGCCATGCAGCAGACCGCCCTCCGCGTCACGCCGCTGCACACCATATATGAGTTCACCGCCGCCGGCGTGAAGCTCACCGCCGAGTTCTTCACCCCGTCTCTGCCGCACGATCTCGATATCCTCTCGCGCCCCGTCACCTATCTGACCCTCACGGTCACCGGCGGCACCGGTCACGAAGTTTCCTTGCTCGTCGACGTCGATCCCGTGATCGCCGTTAACACCGATGACCAGGAGGTGACCTGGGGACGCTCGCAGGCGGCTGGCGCAATGAACGTTCTAAGCGTGGGCTCCCGCGACCAGCGCGTCCTCAACCGGGCCGGCGACGATCTCCGCATCGACTGGGGCTACTTCCATCTCGCCGTGCCCGACTCCGCGCATGCGCAGCTCGTGACCTCGCATGACGCCATGCAGTCGTTCGTCGAAAGCGGCACGATTCCCACGGCCGACCAGATGGACATGCCGCGCTCTCCGCGCAACGATGCGGCGCATCTCGCTGTCGCGCTGCCGCTCGGACAGGTCACCGCTCCCGTCAGCCGGCACCTGCTGCTCGCCTACACCGAAGACTTCGCCATCGAATACCTCAACCGCCGCCTTCGTCCCTACTGGCAGCGCAATGGCCAGACCGTTGAGGATATGCTCGCCGCAGCCGAGCGCGACTACCAAAGCCTGGAAGAGCGCGGCAACCGGTTCGACCAGGAGCTGACCGCCGATCTCGAAAAAGCCGGCGGCCCCGTCTACGCGCAGCTCGGCGCCCTGGCCTATCGCCAGACCCTCGCCGCGCACGGCTTGGCCGCCGATTTCGACGGCACCCCCATGCTCTTCCCCAAGGAGAACTTCTCCAACGGCTGCATCTCCACCGTGGATGTTCTCTATCCCTCGGGGCCCTTCTTCCTTTTCTTTAATCCCCGGCTCCTCGAAGCACAGCTCAAGCCGGTGATGGAGTACGCCGCGCTTCCGCGCTGGAAGTGGCCCTTTGCCCCGCATGACCTGGGCACCTACCCCCTTGCCAATGGACAGGTCTACGGCGGCGGCGAGCGCACGGAAGAGGACCAGATGCCTGTCGAAGAAAGCGGCAACATGCTCATCCTGGTGGCCGCCATGGAAACCGAGCTCGGCAACTGGGACTTCGCCCGCCAGTACTGGCCGCAGTTCCAAAAGTGGGCCGACTACCTGGGCGAGAAGGGGCTGGATCCGCCGAACCAGCTCTCGACGGACGATTTTGCGGGCCACCTCGCCCACAACGCGAATCTCTCCATCAAGGCCATCGAGGGCCTGGCAGCCTTCGCGCAGATGGCCAAGGGCCTGGGCAAATCCGACGTCGCCGGCAAGTACGACAAGATGGCTCACGAGATGGCCGCCAAATGGCAGACCATGGCCATCGATGGTGACCACTACAAGCTGGCTTTCGACAAGCCCGGTACCTGGAGCCAGAAGTACAACCTCGCCTGGGACCAGATCCTTGGCTTCAACCTCTTCCCGGCCAAGGTCCGTCAGACCGAGATCGCCTTCTACCTCAAGGACCTCAACCGCTTCGGTCTCCCGCTCGACAGCCGCAAGACGTACACCAAGCTCGACTGGGAGATCTGGACCGCCGCCCTCGCGGACAACCAGGCTGACTGGAACGCCTTCCTCGACCCCATCGGCCACTGGATCAATGAAGGCCCCACCCGCGTGCCTCTCACAGACTGGTACGACACCAAATCCGGAGCACAGGAGGCTTTCCAGGCCCGCTCCGTCGTCGGCGGCGTCTACATTAAAGCGCTGTCCAACAAGAGCCTGGCGGAGAAATGGCGCGAGAGCGAGAAGTCAAAATAG